From a single Terriglobia bacterium genomic region:
- a CDS encoding Crp/Fnr family transcriptional regulator: MKARLDPHVSNGKGVSFPPQVLLPNVGLDAKIQAYLQKQVIFSQDDPAATLFYIREGRVRLTLLSSEGKAATITILDKGEFLGEECLVPCHSLRLARAVAITDCSLLEIGKDRMLAALDTDHALASSFTRYLLIRKIHAEENLADQIFHSSEERLVRLLLLLAGPERHSLPEISQEVLAQMVGTTRPRISYFMTKFRKLGLIDYSRGLRVRKELQNVLR; this comes from the coding sequence ATGAAAGCCAGGCTCGATCCGCACGTCAGTAACGGAAAGGGAGTGTCGTTTCCTCCCCAGGTCCTCTTGCCCAACGTAGGGCTGGACGCGAAGATTCAAGCCTATTTGCAGAAGCAGGTCATCTTTTCCCAGGACGATCCCGCGGCCACACTTTTTTATATCCGCGAAGGCCGCGTCAGACTCACTCTGCTTTCCAGCGAAGGGAAAGCCGCAACCATTACGATCCTGGACAAAGGCGAGTTCCTGGGAGAAGAATGTCTTGTTCCCTGCCACTCGCTTAGGCTGGCCCGCGCCGTCGCCATCACCGATTGCTCCTTGCTCGAAATTGGAAAAGACCGGATGCTGGCAGCCCTGGACACTGACCACGCTTTGGCCAGCTCGTTCACGCGTTATCTACTTATTCGCAAAATCCATGCTGAGGAAAACCTTGCTGACCAGATCTTTCATTCCAGTGAGGAACGTCTGGTCCGGCTGCTTCTGCTGCTGGCCGGGCCGGAGAGACACAGCCTCCCGGAAATCAGCCAGGAAGTTCTAGCCCAGATGGTTGGCACAACCCGGCCGCGCATCAGCTACTTCATGACCAAATTCAGGAAACTGGGATTGATCGACTACAGCCGCGGCCTTCGCGTCCGTAAAGAACTGCAGAACGTTCTGCGCTGA